One Carassius carassius chromosome 28, fCarCar2.1, whole genome shotgun sequence genomic window carries:
- the drd2a gene encoding dopamine receptor D2a has protein sequence MEVFTEYAYNESFFGNASQGFNGTEQGRRHQYNYYAMLLTLLIFVIVFGNVLVCMAVSREKALQTTTNYLIVSLAVADLLVATLVMPWVVYLEVVGEWRFSTIHCDIFVTLDVMMCTASILNLCAISIDRYTAVAMPMLYNTRYSSKRRVTVMISVVWILSFAISCPLLFGLNNTVTHDDALCVIANPAFVVYSSIVSFYVPFIITLLVYVQIYVVLRKRRKRVNTKHTCPVTDMDMSSTLKKCTHPDDVKLCTVIVKSSGNFPVNNKNVIFIKEVVNNGDDIQMDEMTNLNPSRQRKQDQSGTSQQHSRLVNSNLRETDISPPSPEAGVKPERNGNTSNITKGAKAFEIQVSPTGKTQTSVKTLNKRKISQQKEKKATQMLAIVLGVFIICWLPFFITHIVNTYCQVPPELYTAFTWLGYVNSAVNPIIYTTFNIEFRKAFIKILHC, from the exons ATGGAAGTCTTCACGGAGTATGCCTATAATGAAAGCTTCTTTGGAAATGCATCCCAGGGCTTCAATGGCACGGAACAAGGGAGGCGGCACCAGTACAATTACTATGCCATGCTTCTCACACTGCTCATATTCGTCATTGTCTTTGGCAATGTGCTTGTGTGTATGGCCGTCTCAAGGGAGAAAGCCCTGCAGACCACTACCAACTACCTGATAGTCAGCCTGGCTGTGGCTGATCTGCTAGTTGCCACACTCGTAATGCCATGGGTGGTTTACCTTGAG GTGGTGGGAGAGTGGCGGTTCAGCACAATCCATTGTGACATCTTTGTCACCCTGGACGTGATGATGTGTACAGCGAGCATACTCAATCTATGTGCCATCAGTATCGACAG ATACACAGCTGTAGCCATGCCTATGTTGTACAACACACGCTACAGCTCCAAGAGGAGAGTCACAGTAATGATTTCTGTTGTCTGGATTCTGTCTTTTGCAATATCATGTCCACTGCTGTTTGGACTCAATAATACTG TCACTCATGACGATGCTCTGTGTGTGATCGCAAACCCTGCCTTTGTAGTGTACTCCTCTATTGTATCATTCTACGTCCCCTTCATCATAACACTACTAGTATACGTGCAGATCTACGTGGTACTGCGAAAGAGACGGAAACGTGTCAACACCAAACACACATGCCCAGTTACAGACATGGATATGAGCTCGACTTTAAAG AAATGCACCCACCCTGATGATGTGAAACTCTGCACTGTGATCGTCAAGTCCAGTGGGAATTTTCCTGTGAACAACAAAAACGTG aTCTTCATAAAGGAGGTGGTAAACAATGGCGATGACATCCAAATGGATGAAATGACAAACTTAAACCCTTCGAGACAGAGGAAGCAGGATCAGTCtggtacaagtcaacaacacagcAGGCTGGTTAACTCTAATCTAAGAGAGACTGACATATCACCCCCATCGCCTGAAGCTGGTGTCAAACCTGAAAGAAATGGCAACACCAGCAATATCACCAAAGGGGCCAAAGCATTTGAGATCCAGGTCTCCCCCACCGGCAAAACACAGACATCGGTCAAGACTCTTAACAAACGCAAAATCTCCCAGCAGAAGGAGAAGAAGGCTACTCAAATGTTAGCTATTGTCCTTG gtgtGTTTATCATCTGCTGGCTGCCGTTCTTCATCACGCACATTGTGAACACCTACTGCCAAGTCCCTCCTGAACTCTACACTGCCTTTACGTGGCTGGGCTACGTGAACAGTGCTGTAAATCCCATCATATACACCACTTTCAACATTGAGTTTCGCAAAGCTTTCATTAAGATTTTACACTGTTGA